ACCCTCGGGGGCTCGTCAAGTTCGCGGCACGGCCGGCTGCGTCTGACGCTGCTGGGCCTCGCGCAACAGGGCTGAAGCACAGGTGATGTTGCGCTGACCGTAGGACGCCAGCTGGCTGGCCATCTCCGCCAGGGGCAGGTCCTCGGAGCGCAGGGAGTTGGCCTTGAGGAGCATGGGCAGGTTCACGCCCGCGAGCACCTCCAGCTTGCCCGACTGACAGCGCTCCGAGCACATCATCAGCGACTCCTTGCAGGGAGTGCCGCCAAAGAGGTCGGCCATGACGATGACGCCATCGCCCTGGTCCAATTCGGCCACCGCCTGCCGCATCTTCGCCCGGAGCTCCTCGACGGAGGTTCCAGGCTCGATGTTGCAGGTCGCCACCGCGGGCAGCTTGCCCACGATCTGCTCAGCGGTCGCTACCAGCTCGTCCGCCAGACGTCCGTGCGATGCCACTACGAGGCCGACCATGATCACCTCTCACCAGCCCCCCAGGGCTGGATCTGACTACGCCTGAATGGTGCGATGCGCAACCCCCACCGAAAGTTTCCGTTGGCACCCAAGCCACCACCCCACTCCCACCCACCTGCCTTCCTGATGGAAGGTAAGTCAGCTTCCGGCCCTCCGCCCGCAATTTCACCGTCTTTCGGACGAGCCGCTGTCGGCTGCCAGACGAGGAGGCAGGGACAGCCGGGAGGAGCGCCGCTTCACTGCCGCATCTTGCCACTCCTCTGGAAGAGATGCGTGAGAGGGCATGTGAGCGCGCGGGGCCGCCCCCCTCACCTGCCCCTCTCCTGGCGGGAGAGGGAGGAGTCAACCGGCGGGGAATCACCCGCTCGGCTCGAGGGCAAAGGTGTGCCCACCGGGTGAAGTGAGCGCGCCGCCTCAGAACCCGCGGAACAGAAGGTAGAGGAGCGCGGAGAGCGCGAGCGAGACGAGCACGGAGCCCAGGCACCCGAGCTTGTTGGAGAAGAAGAAGAACATGCCGCCAAGCTAGGAGCACCCCGGCGGGATGCAGGCCCCTGGGAGCGGGTGGGGACACGGCGTGTACGGGAGGCGACACGGGGTGGCGCCTGCGTTGGAGCCGTGCGTCCGGGCCCTACTCCTTCTCGACGTCGCGGTCCCACAGCTGCACGCGCGGGTGGTCCCCCACGAGGCGCTTGCGCAGCTCCTCGGCGATGGCCACCGAGCGGTGCTTGCCGCCCGTGCACCCCAGCGCCACCGTCAGGTACGCCTTGCCCTCCTTCTGGTAGCGCGGGAAGAGGAAGCGGCAGAGGTCCACCACCTTCTCCACGAACTGCTTCGTCTCCTCGCGGTCCAGCACGTAGGAGGCCACCCGCGGGTCCTTGCCCGTGAGCCCCTTGAGCTCCGGGACGAAGTACGGATTGGGCAGGAAGCGCACGTCGAACACCAGGTCCGCCTGCGGCGGCACCCCGTGCCGGAAGCCGAAGGACATCACGGACAGCGACGGCCCGCTCGCCGGCTCCGGGTTGAAGCGCGCCTGCACCATGCGCTTCAGGTCGTGCACGTTGAGCACCGAGGAGTCAATGACCTGATCGGCCAGCTCGCGCAGGTCCTTGAGCGCCTCGCGCTCGGCTTGAATGCCCTCGGACACGCTGCCGGTGGGCGCCAGCGGGTGGCGGCGGCGCGTCTCGCTGAAGCGGCGGATGAGGCTCTCGTCGCTCGCGTCCAGGAAGAGCACCTCCACGTGGTGCCCGGCCCGGCGCACCTCGTCGAGCACCCGCGGCGCCTCGTGCAGGAAGATGCCCTCGCGCGCGTCCACCACCAGCGCCAGGTGCGAGAACTGCCCGCCTCCGGCCAGCTCCGTCAGCTTGGGCAGGAGCAGCACCGGCAGGTTGTCGATGCAGAAGAAACCGACATCCTCCAGCGCGCGGATGGCGGTGGACTTGCCCGAGCCGGACATGCCCGTGATGATGACGACGTGCTTGGCGGGGTCCGTGTTCACTCGACTTCCTCACCCATGGAGCGGCGCATCGCCCCTTCGGCGATGGCGCGGTTGAGCCGCTCGGCGAACTCCCTCGCCGAGTGGTGACCCTGCTGCTTGAGCAACTGGTTGCGCGCGGCCACCTCGATGATGGTGGTCATGTTGCGGCCGGGGCGCACCGGCACCACCGACAGCGGGATGTCCACGCCCACGATGTTCATGAACCGGTCCTCCACGCCCAGCCGGTCATACTCCTGCTGCGGATCCCACTCGTGCAACTCGATGACGAGCTCGATCTTCTTGCGCTCGCGCACCGAGGCCACGCCGAACAGGTCCTTGATGTTGATGATGCCCAGGCCGCGGATCTCCATGTGGTGGCGGATGACGGGGTTGCCCGCGCCATACACCACGCCAGGCCGGCGCCGCGTCACGTCCACGATGTCGTCCGCCACCAGCCGGTGGCCACGCATCACCAGGTCCAGGGCGATCTCGCTCTTGCCGATGCCGCTCTTGCCCAGCAGCAGGATGCCCACGCCGAACACGTCCATCAACACGCCGTGCAGGCTGCTGGCCTCGGTGAGGGCCTCCTCCAGGAAGGCCTGCACCTGCTGGATGAACTGGCTGGAGAGCAGCGGGGTGCGCATCAGCGCCAGCCCGGCCTTCTCGCACGCCTCCAGCAGCGCCGGGGGCGGGGGGATGTCCTTGGTCACCACCACGCAGGCCAGCTCCTCCTGGAAGAGCGAGTCCAGCACCTCGCGCTGCCGCTGCTCGGGGAGCGTCAGCAGGTAGGAGACCTCGGTGTTGCCGAACACCTGCACCCGGTGTGGGTGGAGGTGCTCGGTGAAGCCCGTGAGCGCCAGCCCTGGCTTCTGGATACGCGAGGAGTTGATGCGGTGTTGGACCCCGCGCTCGCCCGCCACCAGGGTAAGCCGGAGGTCGTACTCGCGATCCTCGAGGAGCTGTGAGACGCGGATTGAGTTCATCGGCAAGGGTGGAATATCACCCCCGCCGGACTTTTTGCGTGGTGATCCCTCATGTCCGCGTCCCCTCCCCCCCCCGAAACGCCCGCCGAGCGGCTCCTCGCCCGGGCTGTCCTCGTCCTGATGCTCGGGGTGGGAGCCACACTGCGAGTGTGGTTGGCGCTCACGGATGACGGCGTGTCCTGGCCGGATGAGATCTACCAGAGCCTGGAGCCGGCCCACCGGCTCGTCTTCGGCTACGGGATGCAGGCCTGGGAGTTCCTCGAGGGGGCCCGCAACTGGACCCTGCCGGGGCTGGTGGCCTTCCTGTTCAAGCTGTCGGCGCTGGTGGGGCTGGAGGAGCCGCGGGGATACCTGGGCCTGACGCGGGGCGTCTTCGGGCTGGTGGGGGCCGCCACGGCCTGGGGGAGCTGGAGGCTGGCCCGGGCGTACGGGGCTTCTCCGCTGGCGGCCAGCGCGGGGGCCTCGCTCTTCGCGCTGGCGGCCGTGCCCCTCTACTTCGGCCCCCGGGCCATGAGCGAGAACGCCTCCGCGCTGCCGGTGGTGCTGGGACTGGGGCTGGCACTGGCCCCCGGGGCCTCGCGCCGCATGGGGGTGGCCGGGGCCTCGCTGCTGGGACTCGCCGTCCTGTTGCGCCTGCAGAATGGCGTCTTCTGCGTGGGCCTGCTCGCGGTGCTGGCGGCACGGCGCGACTGGCGGGCCGTCCGCGACGCGCTGGCCGTGCTCGCCGGGTGGGCCTTCCTCTTCGGACTGCTCGACCGGCTCACCTGGGGCCGCTGGTTCCACTCGGCGCTGGTGTACCTGGACTTCAACGTCGTGAAGAACGGGGCGGCCACGTTCGGCACCGAGCCCTTCAGCTTCTACAACCGCGTCCTGTTCCGGGCCATGGGCGGCGTCACGCTGGTGATGGCGGGGCTGGCGCTGCTCGCGGCGCGCAGGGCCCCGGGCCTGCTCGGGGTGGCCGCCGCCTTCTACCTGCTCCACGCCCTGCAGCCCCACAAGGAGCTGCGCTTCCTGCTGCCCGTGCTGCCCCTGTTCGCCGCGCTCGCCGGCGTGGGGTTGGACACGGTGCTGCGCCACCTGCCGCCCTCCCCCCTCCGGAGCGCCCTGCCGCTGGCGGTGATGGCGGTGGCGGGCCTCTCCGGCCTGCGCGTGGGAGGGCTCACCTTCCGGGATCTCGGGCAGTACCCGGGGCCGAAGGCCCTGCAGAACGCCTGGGATGACTTCGGCCCCGCCAACCGGCTGCTCATCACCGCCGGCAAGCTCCCGGACGTGTGCGGCCTGAAGGTGGAGGGGGTCCACCTGGCCTGGACGGGTGGCTACAGCTACTTCCACCGGGACGTGCCCCTCTACGCGAGCCACGGGCCCGGGCGCGGCTCCGGCCTCTACAGCCACGTGCTCACCGTATCGGGCGCGGTGGCCAACGGCGAGGTGGTGGCCTCCGAGGGCCCCTTCGTCCTGGTGCGTCTGCCGAATGGCCGCTGCACGCCGGACCCGGCCTGGTCCTCGCGCCTTCCGTGAGCCAACGTTTTCCCGCCGAGGGCATTTTCCCTCGGGCACGGCGCTGCTAAGCCGTGCCGCCTATGTCCGACTGCATCTTCTGCAAGATTCGCGACGGTCACATTCCCGCGAGGCTCGTCCACCGGGATGACCACTGTCTGGCCATCGAGGACATCAACCCCCAGGCCCCCACGCACCTGCTCATCATCCCGCTCGAGCACATCCCCACGATGAATGACGTCACCGTGGAGCATCGCGAGCTGGTGGGCCACCTGCACCTCACCGCCGCGAAGCTGGCGCGCCAGCGAGGCCTCGCCGACAGCGGCTACCGGCTCGTCTTCAACACCCGCCGCGACGCCGGCCAGACGGTGTTCCACATCCACCTGCACCTGCTCGGTGGACGCCCCATGGAGTGGCCTCCGGGGTAGTGGCGTCAGACTCGGGTGTCACCGCGTACCTCAAATATCCGGGTCACACGCCCAGGGATATTTCTCGGAGTAGCGGTGACACTTGTAATGGGGTCCGCAGGCATCGGGGACGGCCGGGTCACAGGACTTCCTGCACGCCCCGATGCTGCAAACGAAACCCTCGGGACAGGAAGCGGGGTTCTCCTCGTCACAGTAGAGAATACATGTTCCCCAAGCCTCGTACGGGTGGCTGAAGGTGTTCCACATGGAGCACTTCTGCCCCTCGGGGCAAGGCGTCTCCTGGCAGTTCTGCCCATGCACCTGCGCGCACACCGACACGCCCTTCTCCATGTCGGGCTGGATGCAGACCTGGCCCTCGGGACACGCTCGGCCCTCACACGTGGGCAGGCAGGAAGGACCATTGAGGCCCTCGCGGCAGAAGAAGCCCTCGGGGCAACTCCCGGGCGCTTCCACCCGGCACGGCCGACCGCACCGGCGGTCCTGGCACAGCAGGCCCCGTTCACAGGCCGCTTCACGCAGGGACGACATGTCCGAGCAGGGCTCGCCCTCCTTGCGTACCCCCACCAGTGTGCACTGGCGGAGCCGAGGCCCCCCCTTCACCGTCTCCAACGTGCGGCACACCATGTCCTCCGCACATTGCTGGTCCGTCATGCACCGGCTGTCAGTGCAGTACCTCCATTTCGAGCGCGCATTGAAAAAACAGGCCAGCGGTGGGTCGCAATCCTTGCGGCCCGAGCAGGGGCGCTCATAGGACATCAGGCTCTGGCGTTCTCCGGGCGAGAGCATGGGAACGAGCGTCGCCGCAGGAACCGGCCGCAGACCTCCCAGCATGGCCATATGGAGGGCCCAGGCCAGCGGTAGGAGCAGGAGAAGGCCCAGCAGTGAGGCCATGAGGGGGCGCCAACGCATCACGGGCTGGTCCTGGACTGACATTCATGAGGGCACCCTTTGCTCTCCCACAACTCAGGGGGAACTTCACATTTCGCCAACCACTCCGCCTCACTCAAGTGGCAGTCGTGCCGATGCAGCTCCTCCGCGAGGTCCTTCGCCATCGCCCGGTCGATGGTGCCACCTTCCCGCCAGGTCTCCGGGCATCCCGTCCCCGCCGCCAGCCACACCGTGAACGCGAACACCCGTCGCCAGCGCATGTGCCCTTCCCGTGGACGAGGTATCCGCCCCACGCGCCGGCAGCATAGCCCTTCGCTTCACCCCTAACGCGGAATCTCCGTGGCGGAGACAGCGGGCTCGACCTGGAGCTTGCGCTGCTCCCTGCGCAGGAAACGCTCGAGCCCCACGCGCGTCACCACCCCCACCTGCCCGTCTCCCTGCACCGGCAGCGCATCAACCAACTGGATGTCCATGGCCGCGAGCGCCTCGCCCACCGTCGTGTCCACGGACACCGCGGGCGCCTGGTCCGCCAGCGCCTCCACCGTGGACTCATCCCCCACCTGCCGCCAGCGCTCACCCAGCGTGCTCGCCGTCACCACGCCCACCAGCTGCCCTCCCGCGTCCCGCACCGGCAAGGCCGCCACCGGCGCGGTGAGCAGCCGCTCGCGCAACGCCGAGGCCGGCAGCTCCGGTCCCACCGGCTCCATCCACACCACCAGCGCCCTCACCGGCGCGCGCCGCAGCGAGTGCGGCTCCACTCCCGCCTTCCGCTCCACCAGCGTGTGGCACAGCGCCGAGGCCAGCGTGCACGTCACCATCAACGGCAGGATGATCGCGTAGTTGCCACTCAGCTCGTACACCATCATCAACCCCGTGAGCGGCCCGCGCGTGAGCGCCGCCACCGCCCCGCCCATGCCCACCATCGCGTAGGCCCCGCTCGGCGCGGTGATGCCCGGCATGGCCGCGTGCAGCACCTCCCCGAACGCTCCTCCCGCCAGCGCCCCCATCACCGTCATGGGGAAGAACGTCCCTCCCGAGCCTCCCGAGCCCAGCGTCAGCGCCGTGGCCACCAGCTTCAGCGCGAAGCCCGAGGCCAGCATCACCAGGGGCAGTGCCCGCAGGGCCGCCTCGTTGATGGACTCGTGCCCCGTCCCCCACACCACCGGATGCACCAGCGCCAGGCATCCCACCAGCAATCCGCCCAGTGCCGCCCTCAGCGGCAGCGGCTGCCGCCCCAGGAAGGCGCTCAGCCGTCCCCGCTTCTTCCCGTGGAAGAAGTCCTCCACCCCGTGCATCAGCCGGATGAAGACGTACGCCAGCAGCCCCGTCACCAGCCCCAGCACCGCGTAGAAGACGATCTCCCAGCCGCTCACCATGCGGTAGGACACGCGTTGAATCATCGCCGCGTTGCCCATGACGCCCCGGCCCACCATGGTGGCCGTGACGCTGGCGAGGATGATGGGAGAGAAGACGCGCAGCTGGAACTCGCGCAGGATGATCTCCATCGCGAAGATGGCACCCGCGATGGGCGCGTTGAAGGAGGCGGCGATGCCCGCGCCCGCCCCGCTCGCCAGGAGGATGGCCAGCTCGCGCCGGGTGAAGCCCAGCGTGCGCCCCACCGCCGAGCCGAACGCCGCGCCTCCAAACACGATGGGCCCCTCGCGCCCCGCCGAGCCTCCAGTGCCGATGGTGATGGCGCTCGCCACCAGCTTCAACACCCCGTCCCGCCCGGACAGCCAGCCCTCGCGCTCCACCGCCTTCACCACCTCGGGCACGCCGTGGCCATGGGTCTCGGGCCGGTTGCGCAGCACGTGCCCCACCAGCAGGCCCCCCACCATGGGCAGCAACGGCACCAGCCAGGGCTGCAAATGTTGGATGCTCCGCCCCAGGTCGTGCATGTGGCCCAGCACCGAGTTCACCGCCGCCAGCGCCACCAGCGGGTAGTAGAGCGACAGCGCCCCCAGCACCAGCAGCCCCAGCACCTGCAACCGCCGCTTCACCTCGTCCCGAGGGCCTCCAGGCAGGATGAGCCGCGCGAGCACCAGTGCGCCCATTCCCAGGGGGACGCCGACGATGAGGTACTCGAAGTGCCAGCTCGCCTCGGAGAAGGCCCGGGTCAGCGCCTCGCGCGTGCCGGACTCCGGCAGGAACGCGTTCAGCACCCGGGGAAAGCCCAGGGACAGCCCGCTGACGAGCGCGATGAGATTGGCGAAGAGGCCCGCGGCCAGCCCGCTGTAGAGGCCCACCACCGCGCCCGCCACGGGCAGCACCGAGGGCCCTGGCAATCGGAGACGGTTGGTGGCCGCCAGCAACTTCAACAGCTGGCGCTCCAGCCTGGCGCGCACCGTCCTGCCCGATTGAGAAGAAGAGTCCATCTCCGCCACGCCCACCTTCGAGTCAAAGCCCTCAGCGTCGCACGCCCCCCCGCCCCGGACACCTGTTCCGCTGTCCCGGTGTGGAGTCTCCGACTTCCGACAGGAGGGCCGGGCGGGCGGGCGGGCCCTCCTGCCCGGTGTGCTCGCTCCCCGCCCCATCCCTACCTTCGAGGCACAACAGGACACGCATTTCCGTCAGGAGGGCGACGATGAAGCGCTGGGTGGGATGGACGATCGTTCTGGGGCTGGGTGGGGCGCTCGCCACGGGCTGCGTCTCCCGTCAGGAAGAAGGGGCGCAGCAGGCGAGCAAGCCCTATGACCCCATCAACCAGAAGTACAAGAGCCCCTCCGCCTCGGAGGCCGAGAACATGGGAGGCACCGGCGGAGCGGGTGGCGCGAGCACGGGCGAACGGGGCGTCGCCATGCCCGAGAACTGGAAGGAGCACCCGGCCTCGTTGGACCGCGAGGACGTCGGCCCCTACCAGTTCGGCGGTCCACAGGCGATTCCCCGTGAGCGCCGCGCCGCGCCCCTGGGCGTGGGCGGAGGCCCGGACAACGCCCGGAGATTGGCCCAGGAGCAGCTCAAGCCCCAGTAAGGCCCTAGCGCCCCTCGGCCGTCCACCGCGTACGCGGGGCGAACAGGCGCGCTCCCGAGGGCGCGCTCGCCATCTCCATGGGCACGCCATAGAGGGCCTCGAGCCGCTCGCGCTGGAGCACCTCCGGCGCGGGCCCCCGGGCCAGGACGTGCCCGTCGCGCAGCAGCAACACGTGCGTGGCGAAGGCCGCCGCCAGGTTGACGTCGTGGAGCACCGCCACCGCGCCCAGGCCCGCGTCCACCCGCGCGCGCACCCGCTCCAGCGCGCCCACCTGGTGCGCCACGTCCAGGAACGCCGTGGGCTCGTCCAGCAGCAGCAGCTTCGGTTGCTGCACCAGCGCGCGCGCCAGCAGCAGCATCCGGCGCTCGCCTCCCGACATCGCCTCGCAGGAGCGCTCCGCCAGGTACGCCACCCCGAGCTCCTCCAACACCTCGCGCGCCACCGCCTCGTCACTCGCCGAGGTGAGGCCCCACAGGCCCAGGTGCGGACTGCGCCCCATCAACACCAGCTCCAGCCCGCTGAAGCCCTCGGCGGGCTCGAAGCCCTGCGGCACCCACGCCACGTTCCGGGCGAGTGCCCGCGCTTCCCACTCGCCCCGCTCGCGCGCCAGCAGGTGGATGCGGCCCCGCGTCCACGGCATGGCGCCCAGCACACTCTTCAGCAGCGTGCTCTTGCCGGTGCCATTGGGCCCGAGCACCACCCACAGCTCTCCGGCCCGCACCGCGCAGTCCACGTCGCGCAGCACGGGAGCCGGCCCATACCCGGCGCTCAAGCCCTGGATGTCGAGGAGCGTGTCCACGGCGCGTGGGGAGGGCCCCGCCTCAGGAGCCCTTCTTCCTTCTCTGGATTTCCCGCTGCAGCGCCCGCACCTTGCCGAGCAGCTCGGCGCTCTCGACATCCCCCATGCCCACCACCTCGGACTCGAGGTCCTCGTAACGGCTGCACAGCAGGTCGAGGCTCTCGCACGCGTAGATGCGGGTGAGCGCCTTGTAGGCAGTGCGCGTGCGGACCCACTCCTTCTGCAGCATCGACTGGCCGCGCGAGGACGTGCGCTTGCGCTGGACCTGGCGCTTGCTCGAAGCCGAGGCCGTGGCGCTGGACGGAGCCGCGAGCGGGGCGAGCAGGGACTCGTCCGGGGACAGCTCACCCACGGGGGCGCTCGTGTCTCCCGTGGGCGCGGCACCAGGCGCGGCACCAGGCGCCGCGGCGAGTGCCTCCGCCGGAGCGGTGTCCGGGACGGGAGCGGGGGCCGGCGTGCCAGGGTTCTCCGTGTTCGCGGCGGAAGCCGCCGGCGCGGAATCGGCCACGGCGGGAGGCTCCCCAGCCGCGGGAGCCGGAGCTTGGGCCGCCTTCTTCTCCTGGAAGAGCGGACGCGCGGGCGGAGGCTCCACCGGCGCCTCTTCATGAGGCGCCTGCATGAAGACGGCGGCGCTCAGCCCACCGCCCACCAGCAGCAGGATGACCACCACGGTGAGCAATCCCCACGGGAAGGGCCGTGCCGGCACGGACGTGCGGCGGGTGATCTCCGGCCGCACGGGCGGCTCCGCCTCAACGCGCCGGCTGTTGGGGGCCTCGCGCTCCTCGTGGTTGCGGGCGGTGACGGGCGCCATCCTCGGCGTGGAGCCCGTCGTCGGGCGCGGGGACACCACGGGAGTGCCCGTCGACGTCACGCGGCGGCGAGGCCGCTTCGTCTTGCCCCCTTGAGACACCTCCTCGTCCGAGTCGCGGGTGAGCGACTCATCGAGCACCACGCGCGGCTGGGTGTCCTGGCGATAGACGTCCTGCAGGACCACGCGCGGCTGGGTGTCCTCGTGACCTGAAGGCCTCTGCATGCGCGGATTCGTGTCCGCCAGGCCGATGTCCTCCGAGTCCC
The sequence above is drawn from the Archangium gephyra genome and encodes:
- a CDS encoding chloride channel protein, coding for MDSSSQSGRTVRARLERQLLKLLAATNRLRLPGPSVLPVAGAVVGLYSGLAAGLFANLIALVSGLSLGFPRVLNAFLPESGTREALTRAFSEASWHFEYLIVGVPLGMGALVLARLILPGGPRDEVKRRLQVLGLLVLGALSLYYPLVALAAVNSVLGHMHDLGRSIQHLQPWLVPLLPMVGGLLVGHVLRNRPETHGHGVPEVVKAVEREGWLSGRDGVLKLVASAITIGTGGSAGREGPIVFGGAAFGSAVGRTLGFTRRELAILLASGAGAGIAASFNAPIAGAIFAMEIILREFQLRVFSPIILASVTATMVGRGVMGNAAMIQRVSYRMVSGWEIVFYAVLGLVTGLLAYVFIRLMHGVEDFFHGKKRGRLSAFLGRQPLPLRAALGGLLVGCLALVHPVVWGTGHESINEAALRALPLVMLASGFALKLVATALTLGSGGSGGTFFPMTVMGALAGGAFGEVLHAAMPGITAPSGAYAMVGMGGAVAALTRGPLTGLMMVYELSGNYAIILPLMVTCTLASALCHTLVERKAGVEPHSLRRAPVRALVVWMEPVGPELPASALRERLLTAPVAALPVRDAGGQLVGVVTASTLGERWRQVGDESTVEALADQAPAVSVDTTVGEALAAMDIQLVDALPVQGDGQVGVVTRVGLERFLRREQRKLQVEPAVSATEIPR
- a CDS encoding ABC transporter ATP-binding protein — encoded protein: MDTLLDIQGLSAGYGPAPVLRDVDCAVRAGELWVVLGPNGTGKSTLLKSVLGAMPWTRGRIHLLARERGEWEARALARNVAWVPQGFEPAEGFSGLELVLMGRSPHLGLWGLTSASDEAVAREVLEELGVAYLAERSCEAMSGGERRMLLLARALVQQPKLLLLDEPTAFLDVAHQVGALERVRARVDAGLGAVAVLHDVNLAAAFATHVLLLRDGHVLARGPAPEVLQRERLEALYGVPMEMASAPSGARLFAPRTRWTAEGR
- a CDS encoding PTS sugar transporter subunit IIA, which gives rise to MVGLVVASHGRLADELVATAEQIVGKLPAVATCNIEPGTSVEELRAKMRQAVAELDQGDGVIVMADLFGGTPCKESLMMCSERCQSGKLEVLAGVNLPMLLKANSLRSEDLPLAEMASQLASYGQRNITCASALLREAQQRQTQPAVPRT
- a CDS encoding histidine triad nucleotide-binding protein — encoded protein: MSDCIFCKIRDGHIPARLVHRDDHCLAIEDINPQAPTHLLIIPLEHIPTMNDVTVEHRELVGHLHLTAAKLARQRGLADSGYRLVFNTRRDAGQTVFHIHLHLLGGRPMEWPPG
- the rapZ gene encoding RNase adapter RapZ; the encoded protein is MNTDPAKHVVIITGMSGSGKSTAIRALEDVGFFCIDNLPVLLLPKLTELAGGGQFSHLALVVDAREGIFLHEAPRVLDEVRRAGHHVEVLFLDASDESLIRRFSETRRRHPLAPTGSVSEGIQAEREALKDLRELADQVIDSSVLNVHDLKRMVQARFNPEPASGPSLSVMSFGFRHGVPPQADLVFDVRFLPNPYFVPELKGLTGKDPRVASYVLDREETKQFVEKVVDLCRFLFPRYQKEGKAYLTVALGCTGGKHRSVAIAEELRKRLVGDHPRVQLWDRDVEKE
- the hprK gene encoding HPr(Ser) kinase/phosphatase; the protein is MNSIRVSQLLEDREYDLRLTLVAGERGVQHRINSSRIQKPGLALTGFTEHLHPHRVQVFGNTEVSYLLTLPEQRQREVLDSLFQEELACVVVTKDIPPPPALLEACEKAGLALMRTPLLSSQFIQQVQAFLEEALTEASSLHGVLMDVFGVGILLLGKSGIGKSEIALDLVMRGHRLVADDIVDVTRRRPGVVYGAGNPVIRHHMEIRGLGIINIKDLFGVASVRERKKIELVIELHEWDPQQEYDRLGVEDRFMNIVGVDIPLSVVPVRPGRNMTTIIEVAARNQLLKQQGHHSAREFAERLNRAIAEGAMRRSMGEEVE